Genomic DNA from Bemisia tabaci chromosome 2, PGI_BMITA_v3:
AGTTCAGAATCTTCACCATGCTAATTTCAAGTTTGTAAGAGAAACTAAATTTTCTCGAATTTATCGATGAGAaccatgggcgtagctaggggggtcctggggggccttccccccagaaaaacgggatcctccattcctcacccccccctgttctcttcaccacgagaggtggtcccatgccccccccccccagagaaatttcctagctacgcccctgatGAGAGCATTGTGAAACCATGAAGACCGTTCAgcaaaagtttcatcaaaatacaTGCATTTGCTTCTCTTAAAATATGTGCTATTTGTTACACTCTTCTGTTGCAGGCGCGAGTTTCTCGGGCATCAACGAGGAGATCATATGGATCAGCATCGGGATGAGCATCGCCATTGTCATCCTCATCACGATCGGGCTTTGTATCATCATAAGGGAGAAGTGCAAAAAGAGGCACGCCCACTTCATCCACGTCTAGGTCTCTTCCAAAATGTCTCGGAGACGACACTTTGTAAAATGCTTACCGCGAAGAGAGcgtgtatactttttttttttaaaaaaaatgagaacattttcccgAGGATCATCCATCAACGAGGATGAATAATAAGATCGTTCGTCAATCAAAACGTATGAATTATGAAACGTTTATGattattaaaaatcaatgatcagtgaaaggcatatcgacggtgtgatTCGGCAATCACGTGACTCGGTTCGCGACGTcgcgtcgtagacttcctgtcatactttattttttaaacagaaaactactcgacggcaattcttttaaaactgctgtgattattcttctctgtgcgaagaaaattctgcaaaaactcgagggaatgatgtcgatttatTCTCCTCTAAAAGAATatcatagaggcggagattttcagacacctcaaacgagatatgtgattgcggacttacgccgtcgatattttAACTTAAATCTGAAGTGGGTCTTCCTTACGACGAAATTCTTTAGTTTAAAATGTGTGTTgtgttattattattttcaaggGTGGGAATCCGGGCATTTCGACTCATATGGAGAACATTCGCTCCTAGTGTTGGCTTGACGCAGCGCCACAGGGCGCCTTCAAAAAAGAGAGATACCACCGGGGGTTACCGCTATGACTGAATAGTTGCGGCTCGTGTTTGATTCGGA
This window encodes:
- the LOC109039645 gene encoding uncharacterized protein codes for the protein MGGRVAGKAGGNYYSGGNSSASFSGINEEIIWISIGMSIAIVILITIGLCIIIREKCKKRHAHFIHV